GTACTCTGGCTACTCAGGAAAATACGTTAGCCAGCATTAAAATCTATCCTAATCCTGCTTCAAAAGAGATTTTTATTGAAGGTATGAAAGATAAAAAAGCAACCTTGGAAATCATCAGTGCGGAAGGAAGAAAAATACTGGAAACCAATCAGATTACGAATGGTAAAAGTATTAATATCTCACATATCCCTGCCGGAGTATATTATATCAATCTAAAATCCGGAGAACTGAAGTCTTACAGTCAGAAATTGATTATTAAATAAAGAGCCCCTTAGCGGAAAAAGCTTCGACTTCGCTCAGCAGACAGTAAATCAATTAGCCCCTGTGTAGGTAACAGGCTCTTCAAATAAAATTGTAAAGTCAATAAAAAAGCGGTTCAGATCTGAACCGCTTTTGTTTTATATTGTCATTGAGAAAATTCTTGTTTCCGGCTTATTCCTCATCATTCTTAGGTCAAAAACCATTGCCACATTTCTTGTGAATGCTCTCCCGGCTTCTGTAATTTTAACTTCAGTTCCGTTGATCTCAACCAATCCGTCATTTTCCATTTCTTTCAACATTTCCAGTGCATTTTCAAGCTCAGGGAAAGAGTTGTTTATATCAAAAGTGGTTTCAAGCTGACACATCAGATTCAGAATATGTCTTCTTACGATCAGATCTTCTTTACTCAGAACGTGTCCTTTTACAACAGGAATTTCACCTTCTTCAACCATCTTCTGATATTCTTCCACAGTTTTTACATTCTGTGCAAAAGCATACCATGAATCTGATATCGCAGACATACCAAGCCCTACCATCAGCTGGGTTTTGCTTGAAGTATAGCCCATGAAATTTCTGTGAAGTTTTCTATGAATCAAAGACTGGTACAGATCATCATGTTCAAGAGAGAAATGATCCATCCCTACTTCAATATATCCTAAATCCTGAAGAAGTTTTTTACCATCTTCATACAAACGGCGTTTTTCTTCACCACTTGGCAGGTCATTTTCATCAAAACCTCTCTGTCCCACTCCTTTTACCCATGGAACGTGTGCATAAGAATAGAAAGCTAATCTATCAGGTTTCAATTCCATCGTTTTTCTGATGGTGTATTCCATAGCCTCCCAATTCTGGTGTGGCAATCCGAAAACCAGATCATGGCTGATTCCTCTATACCCGATTTCCTTGGCCCATTCAGTAACATTTTTTACGTTTTCAAAAGGCTGGATTCTGTTGATTGCTTTCTGAACTTTAGGATCATAATCCTGAACCCCAAAACTTACTCTTCTGAAACCAAGATCATACAACGTCTGAAGATGTTCTTTTGTGGTATTGTTAGGATGTCCTTCAAAAGAAAATTCCGGGTGTTCTGCAATATCTACTGTTGAGAAGATTCCTTCTAACAATGTTCTTAAGTTTTCAGGAGAGAAAAACGTAGGAGTACCGCCTCCCAAATGCAATTCTTTCAGTTTGGGTCTTTCGTTGAAAAGATTAAGATATAATTTCCATTCTTTTAAAACACTTTCCAGATAAGGAACTTCAACACTATGTTGTTTTGTAATACGCTTATGGCATGCACAGAACGTACACAAAGCCTCACAGAAAGGTAAATGGATATAAATAGAAATCCCCTCCTCTGCATTGCTCTCATGAAAAGACCTGATTACGGTTTCCTTCCATTTTTCCGGTGAAAATGTTGATTCATCCCAATATGGAACGGTAGGATAAGAAGTGTAACGCGGTCCGGGAATATTATACTTATCTATTAAAGAGTTCATTTTGAAAATTAAAATTTAATAAGGGTATGAAATTTTACCTCATTAAAATTTCATCTTACAAAATTAACCATTAGTTATGAATTTTAACCTATGAATTATATTAGGTTCTATTTTATAATGAGTCTAAATACGTATGATCAGGCTTTTGCCCAATAGTGATAAATTCTATCTCTGCTATTTAAAATTTTAATTTCATAACGGCAATTTTATTATTTCCGGCAAGAACAACCTTGTTACCATCAATCCATTGGCAGACAAAGAAGCCTTTCTCATCAGAAATTTTCTTCCATGTTTTCCCAAAATCGGAGGAATAGCTGATATGCCTGTCTCCCACTGCAACAATCTCTTTCCCTTTGGAACCCGGTTTTATTTTCACACAGGTTGTATATCCTGCATTCTGCCCTGAAGCCTGAATCTGCCAGGTTTCACCACCGTCATTCGTGGTGGCAATATTATTGATATTGGCATCTTGCTTTGTATAATCACCTCCTGCAGCAATCCCGAAATGGTCATCAAAAAAGTCAATAGAATACATTCCCTGTGAAGACTCTCCCTGAATAAAAGGGGTATTGAAAACTTCTATTTTTTCATCTTTCAGATTCATTCTTAAGATTCTTGAAGCCTTTCCTCCCGTTGCAATCCATAGATATTTTTTAGTGGAAGAAATATTGGTATTGCTTGCTGCAAACGCGGCTTCTCCTTCATTTAAAGAAACATTATTTTTAAGCATACTCCACTTCCTGTCTCTAAATACAGCCAACTTCAGCACATTGTCTTTATCAGCATCACTAAAGGTATAGGCAAGCTTATCATTCACAAAATGTAGAGCATCATAAAAAGCTGTTTTTGCGGTATCTTTAAAAACAACCTGATACTTCAGATCTTTTTTGTCAATCTTAAAAAAAAGTCCGGGACTTTCAATATTGATGGCGTAAAAGTGAGTGTTATTCTGTCCTAATGTCCTAAACTGAAGCTTTTCTTCAGCTAGTTTTATCTGCTTCTGATTTTTATAGTCTTTAAGATCTACAAACCCAAATTTGGAGTCTGTACCACTGTACCAAACTTTATGATCATACAACTCAAGCGCTCTGATACTGATTTTATCAGTAAGAATTGTTTCAAGGCTTTCCACCTGTTGGGAAAACGCAGTAAGTCCTATGGACAGAAATAAAAGGGTGAAAATATTTTTCATATTATAATATTTGGGACAAAAAAAACCGCCGAAGCGGTTTATATTATTATTAATCTTGGTTCTGATATTTTTCAGGATTGTTCAATTTACTATTTGATTTTCCGTAAAGGAAATATACTAAACCTCCTAAGAACAACCATACTGCAGAAAGTTCCAATGCATGAGCACTTAGGTTAAAGATCAAGTAAATATTGATGAATACACCCAATGCTACTACTATTTTATAAGCAGGAACTTTGAAAGGTCTGATCAAATTAGGTTCTTTTTTTCTCATTACCCAAACAGCAATACAAACCAGTGTAAACGCAAACAGGGTTCCAAAACTTGTCATATCTGCCAATGTCGAAATCGGTGTAAATGCAGCGATCAATGCCACTACAACTCCTAGCAAAATGATCCCTTTATAAGGGGTTTTTGTTTTTGGATGAAGATCACCAAAGAATCTAGGAATCAATCCGTCTTTTGCCATTCCGATGAATATTCTTGACTGTCCCATCATCATTACCATTACTACAGAAATTAATCCAACAGTAGCTGCAATTGTGACAACGTTACTCGCCCAGTGTTTTCCGGCAATTTCGAAAGCATACGCTACAGGTGCTTTGATAGCATCAGGATATTTTCCTTCCGGGTTAAAGTCTGTATAATGCATCATCCCCGTCAATACAAGAGATACGCAGATATACAAAGCCGTACATACTAATAATGAAGCAATAATCGCGAAAGGAACATCTTTTTTAGGATTAATAGCCTCTCCAGCCTGTGTAGAAACAGCATCAAAACCAATATAAGCAAAGAAAATAGCGGCTGCTCCGGAAATAATACCTTTAATACCATAAGCGGATACCATATCTCCTTCAGAGTTTTTAATCTGTATTGGATCTGGAATAAAAGGCTTCCAGTTTTTAACACCATCTACAGCGTTATAAAGATCAGTATTAGAGAAAATAATATACACCCCAGCGATGATTACAAAAATAACAGCTGAAGTTTTCATTAATACGATCAGGTTATTAGCGCCAGCAGCTTCTTTAGTTCCCTTTACCAATAATGCTGTAATTAAAAGAACAAGAATGAATGCAGGCAGGTTCATTGAAAAACCATCTCCCGTATAACTTGAGGGATCTGATGTCAGATAGGCAGGTAAATGAATATTAAAAATTTTCAAAAACTTGTTAAAATATCCGGACCAACTCACGGAAACTGCCATACTTGCCATGGCATACTCGAGGATGAGACACCACCCCATGGCCCATGCAAAAATTTCTCCTACAGTTCCGTACGCATAAGCATAAGCTGAACCTTCTACAGGAATAATGGATGCGAACTCTGCATAACATAGTGCAGCAAAAACGCAGGCAATACCTGCAATGATAAAGGAAATTGCAAGTGCTGGTCCTGCATGATAATAGGCTCCCGTTCCCGTAAGAACAAAGATTCCACCACCGATGATAGCACCCACTCCAATTGCTGTTAAACTCCATTTTCCAAGGACTTTTTTCAGCTCACTTTTCTTCATATCTGCCTCATAGGCACTTAGTGGCTTTTTAACCCAAATTTTCGACATGTTTTTTTATTTATTAAGGATTTACGAAAATATAAAAAATTTAGGAACTCCCACGTTTATCGTTAAACTTTCCTCATTTATTTTACATTAAAGGTTTAAAAACCTGAGCAACACATTATATAATCCATTTTAAAAAGTCCATATTTTTGCTTATTTTTGATTGCATGAATTTATATGATCTTTTTGTAAAGCCTTATGAAAGCTATGATTCTTTACAAATTACGTTGGAAGCATCAGGTACAATTTTCGGAATACTGAGCGTATTTTTTTCCATAAAGAAAAATATATGGGTATATCCTACCGGCATTATTTCAACGCTGATCTATGTATACCTTCTTTTCAATGCCGGGCTGCTAGGAGACTGTATGATTAACTTCTATTATACCGTCATGAGTATTTATGGCTGGGTTCTATGGGCCAAAAATTCCGAAGATCATATTCATGTGGATGTCACCTGGGCTGCTAAAAAGGAATGGTTCTATGCTGCCCTGCTTTTTATACTGAGTCTGGCACTTGTTACTCTTGTTTATTATTACAAACCTTATATTGATAATCAATTTTCTATGGAAGGAACCAGTCTCGGATTGTATCATCTGGACTGGGCCAATTGGATGGATGTTGTCACCACATCAATATTTTTAGTAGGAATGTGGTTGATGGCCAAACAGCGCATTGAGAGCTGGATTTTCTGGATTATCGGAGATATTATTTGTATTCCTATGATGATTTTTAAGGGACTT
The sequence above is a segment of the Chryseobacterium culicis genome. Coding sequences within it:
- the hemN gene encoding oxygen-independent coproporphyrinogen III oxidase encodes the protein MNSLIDKYNIPGPRYTSYPTVPYWDESTFSPEKWKETVIRSFHESNAEEGISIYIHLPFCEALCTFCACHKRITKQHSVEVPYLESVLKEWKLYLNLFNERPKLKELHLGGGTPTFFSPENLRTLLEGIFSTVDIAEHPEFSFEGHPNNTTKEHLQTLYDLGFRRVSFGVQDYDPKVQKAINRIQPFENVKNVTEWAKEIGYRGISHDLVFGLPHQNWEAMEYTIRKTMELKPDRLAFYSYAHVPWVKGVGQRGFDENDLPSGEEKRRLYEDGKKLLQDLGYIEVGMDHFSLEHDDLYQSLIHRKLHRNFMGYTSSKTQLMVGLGMSAISDSWYAFAQNVKTVEEYQKMVEEGEIPVVKGHVLSKEDLIVRRHILNLMCQLETTFDINNSFPELENALEMLKEMENDGLVEINGTEVKITEAGRAFTRNVAMVFDLRMMRNKPETRIFSMTI
- a CDS encoding WD40/YVTN/BNR-like repeat-containing protein, which codes for MKNIFTLLFLSIGLTAFSQQVESLETILTDKISIRALELYDHKVWYSGTDSKFGFVDLKDYKNQKQIKLAEEKLQFRTLGQNNTHFYAINIESPGLFFKIDKKDLKYQVVFKDTAKTAFYDALHFVNDKLAYTFSDADKDNVLKLAVFRDRKWSMLKNNVSLNEGEAAFAASNTNISSTKKYLWIATGGKASRILRMNLKDEKIEVFNTPFIQGESSQGMYSIDFFDDHFGIAAGGDYTKQDANINNIATTNDGGETWQIQASGQNAGYTTCVKIKPGSKGKEIVAVGDRHISYSSDFGKTWKKISDEKGFFVCQWIDGNKVVLAGNNKIAVMKLKF
- a CDS encoding amino acid permease; this translates as MSKIWVKKPLSAYEADMKKSELKKVLGKWSLTAIGVGAIIGGGIFVLTGTGAYYHAGPALAISFIIAGIACVFAALCYAEFASIIPVEGSAYAYAYGTVGEIFAWAMGWCLILEYAMASMAVSVSWSGYFNKFLKIFNIHLPAYLTSDPSSYTGDGFSMNLPAFILVLLITALLVKGTKEAAGANNLIVLMKTSAVIFVIIAGVYIIFSNTDLYNAVDGVKNWKPFIPDPIQIKNSEGDMVSAYGIKGIISGAAAIFFAYIGFDAVSTQAGEAINPKKDVPFAIIASLLVCTALYICVSLVLTGMMHYTDFNPEGKYPDAIKAPVAYAFEIAGKHWASNVVTIAATVGLISVVMVMMMGQSRIFIGMAKDGLIPRFFGDLHPKTKTPYKGIILLGVVVALIAAFTPISTLADMTSFGTLFAFTLVCIAVWVMRKKEPNLIRPFKVPAYKIVVALGVFINIYLIFNLSAHALELSAVWLFLGGLVYFLYGKSNSKLNNPEKYQNQD
- the pnuC gene encoding nicotinamide riboside transporter PnuC, encoding MNLYDLFVKPYESYDSLQITLEASGTIFGILSVFFSIKKNIWVYPTGIISTLIYVYLLFNAGLLGDCMINFYYTVMSIYGWVLWAKNSEDHIHVDVTWAAKKEWFYAALLFILSLALVTLVYYYKPYIDNQFSMEGTSLGLYHLDWANWMDVVTTSIFLVGMWLMAKQRIESWIFWIIGDIICIPMMIFKGLGITSVQYLVFTIMAILGYLNWKKSFKEKKIQ